Proteins co-encoded in one Arachis hypogaea cultivar Tifrunner chromosome 11, arahy.Tifrunner.gnm2.J5K5, whole genome shotgun sequence genomic window:
- the LOC112721044 gene encoding xanthine dehydrogenase 1-like, which produces MYGAAVLDVCEQIKARMEPVASRNNFNSFAELAVVCFAERIDLSAHGFFITPDIGFDWKMGKGKPFRYFTYGAAFSEVEIDTFTGDFHTRVANRIMDLVFSLNPATDVGQTEGAFIQGLGWLALEEL; this is translated from the exons ATGTATGGAGCAGCGGTTTTAGATGTATGTGAGCAAATAAAGGCACGCATGGAACCTGTTGCTTCACGTAACAACTTCAACTCATTTGCTGAG CTAGCTGTTGTGTGCTTTGCAGAGAGAATAGACCTTTCTGCTCATGGATTTTTTATTACACCTGATATTGGCTTTGATTGGAAGATGGGTAAAGGAAAACCTTTTAGATATTTCACTTATGGGGCTGCATTTTCTGAGGTGGAAATTGACACCTTTACCGGGGATTTTCACACTAGAGTGGCAAACAGAATTATGGATCTTGTTTTCTCTCTAAACCCAGCAACAGATGTTGGTCAG ACTGAAGGAGCTTTTATTCAAGGTTTGGGTTGGTTAGCTTTAGAAGAACTTTAA
- the LOC140176038 gene encoding uncharacterized protein — translation MNSTIAEDRPSNYALSGEMELEVGLKFLNREIVMLAIKNHNIHRTAKYKVVESDQTRYVCRCKQFGDQCRWMVRVGLFKKYEGPHSLTRKAGGNCKIYGDWEESYDQLQRYFNALQVFVPGTIVDLQTRPYYVANTLDCDSVMFHKVFWSFLSFVEAFKHCKPMASVDGTHLYGKYTGTLLMGIAQDGNNNILPIAFAIVERENTDSWYFFLTNLKRHIAIQPGILLISDRHAAIKVVLKRDGCGWKHNVNFVRHIASNFTTSFKSKKAKRHLVNVAYSKT, via the exons ATGAACTCGACGATCGCTGAAGACAGACCGAGCAACTATGCTTTGTCAGGTGAGATGGAGTTGGAGGTTGGGTTGAAGTTTCTCAATAGAGAAATAGTGATGCTTGCTATCAAGAACCACAACATCCATAGAACTGCAAAATACAAGGTGGTAGAGTCAGATCAAACTCGGTATGTATGTCGATGCAAGCAGTTTGGGGACCAATGTCGTTGGATGGTACGGGTTGGGTTATTCAAAAAATACGAAGGGCCTCACA GTTTGACACGCAAAGCAGGAGGCAATTGCAAAATTTATGgtgattgggaggagtcatacgACCAGCTGCAAAGATATTTCAACGCATTGCAAGTTTTCGTTCCAG GTACAATCGTTGACCTGCAAACACGACCGTACTATGTAGCCAACACATTGGATTGTGACAGCGTCATGTTTCATAAGGTTTTTTGGTCGTTTCTGTCGTTTGTTGAAGCCTTTAAGCACTGTAAGCCAATGGCCTCAGTTGATGGAACACACTTGTATGGTAAGTATACAGGGACCTTGTTGATGGGCATAGCGCAGGACGGGAATAACAACATTCTGCCCATTGCTTTTGCAATTGTCGAAAGGGAGAATACTGACTCGTGGTACTTTTTCCTTACCAACCTCAAGAGACATATAGCGATTCAACCAGGAATATTGCTTATCTCTGATCGGCATGCAGCAATAAAGGTTGTTTTAAAGCGGGATGGGTGTGGATGGAAACACAATGTGAACTTTGTGAGACATATTGCCTCTAACTTTACAACAAGTTTCAAGAGTAAGAAAGCCAAAAGACACCTGGTCAATGTGGCATATTCTAAAACATAA